GCGGGGTCCGGCCCCGCGGACGCCGACACCCTCGACCTCCGCGGTGCGCTGGGCGCGCGCGGCGCGAGGACCGTCCTGGCCGGCACGGCAACCGACGCCGACCTGCCCTGGCCGGCCCTGGGGCACCTCGGCGAGTGCCTGACCGCGACGGTCCGCGGCCAGCAGCTCGCCCTGGCCACCTCCCGCCGTCTCGGGGTGGACCCCGACCGACCGCAGGGCCTCAACAAGGTCACCATGACCAACTGAGGCGCCGCCCCCGGGGCGCGAGGAACTGCGCGAGCAACCACCCTGGGCGGATGGCCCTGCGCGTTCGGCCCGCCGGCTGCGTGGGTGGCTTGTCGCGCACGCAGTTGATCGAGCAGAGCCTCGCGCCCCTGGGTAGTGCAACCGGCCCACGGCGGTAAGGCCCGCGCCCGCGCGCCCGAGGCGCGCAGTTCCTCGCGCCCCTGAGGTGGTGAAAACTGGCCCACGGCAGTGAGGCTCGCGCCCGCGTGCCGGAGGCGTGGCACCGGGGGTTCAGAAGGTGAGGACCGCGCGGGCCACGCCGCCCGTCTCCGTCGCCTTCGCCGCCTCTTCGAACTGGTCGATCGGGAAGGTGCAGGTGACCAGTTCGTCCAGGAGGAGCCGGCCCTCGGCGTAGAGCTGGGCGTAGCGGCCGATGTCCAGCTGCGGGCGGCTGGAGCCGTAGCGGCAGCCCAGGATGGACTTGTCCAGGAACAGCTCCGCCGGGCGGAACGACGCCTCCGCGTCCGCCGCGGGCATGCCGAGCAGCACGGCCTGGCCGTGCCGGTCGATCATGTCGATTGCCTGCCGGGTGAGCCGGGTCGGGCCGACGCACTCGAAGGCGTGGTCGACTCCGTTCGGCTCCAGCGCGCGGACGGCCGCGACCGTGTCCTCGACCGCCCGGGCGTCGATGAAGTCGGTCGCGCCGAAGGTCCGGGCGATCGTCTCCTTCTCGGCCACCGCGTCGATCGCGATGATCCGGGACGCGCCCGAGATCCGCGCGCCCTGGATGACGTTGAGCCCGATGCCGCCGCAGCCGATCACGGCGACGGTGTCGCCGATGTCGACCCTGGCCCGGTTGATCGCGGCGCCGACGCCGGTCAGCACGCCGCAGCCGATCAGCGCCGCCGAGGTGAACGGGATGGCGGGATCGACCGGTACCACCTGGACCGCCTTGACCACCGTGCGCTCGGCGAAGACGGACGTGGAGGCGAAGTTGTAGAGCTGCTGGTCGCCGCGGGTGAACGGCTTGCCGGGGAAGCCGATCGCCTTGCGGCACATGGTGGGCCGCCCCCGGCCGCACTCGCGGCATGTGCCGCAGCTGGCCAGGGTGGAGAGCGCGACGTGGTCGCCCGGCTTGACGTGGGTGACCCCCGCGCCGACGGACTCCACCGTGCCCGCGCCCTCGTGACCGAGCACGACCGGGACCGGGAAGGGGATGGTCCCGTCGATGACGGACAGGTCGCTGTGGCAGAGCCCCGCCGCCGCGATCTTCACCATCACCTCGCCGGGCCCCGGCTCACGGACCGTCAGGTCGTCGACCACCTGCGGGGCCTTGCCGTCGAAGATGACGCCCTTCATGGTGCGTTCTCCCTTCTTCCTCGGGACTCGGTGCTGAAGACTCAGGACTGCCAGACGAGGGCCTGCTGCTCGCTGTACGCGTGCAGACCGAAGGAGCCGCCGTCGCGGCCGACGCCGCTCTGCTTGAAGCCGCCGAAGGGCGTCTCCGGGTGCCGCTGGGCGGTGTTGATGCCGACGTTGCCGGTGCGCAGGCGGGCCGCGAGCGTGTAGGCGCGGGCCGTGTCCGCGGTGAAGAGGTAGTCGTAGAGGCCGTAGTCGGTGGAGTTCGCGAGGGCGATCGCCTCCTCGTCGTCCTCGAACGGGATGACCGCCACGACCGGTCCGAAGACCTCCTCGCGGGCGATCGTCATCGCCGGGGTGACCTCGGCCAGCAGCGTCGGCGCGACGAAGAAGCCGGCGCCCGGCAGCTCCGGTGTGTCCGCGGTGTGCTCCTTGCGGGTCCCGCCCAGCACCAGCCTGGCGCCCTCGCCGACCGCGCCGGCGATGTAGCCCTCGACGCGGTCGCGGTGGGCCGCCGAGATGACCGGGCCCACGACGGTGGTCGGCAGCAGCGGATCGCCCACGGGAAGCCGGGCGGCGTAGCGGGCGAGCCCGGCGACGACCTCGTCGTAGCGGGAGCGGTGGACCAGCGCCCGGGTGGGCGCGGTGCAGATCTGCCCGGAGTGGAAGGCCCAGGTCGAGCCGATCGCGGAGACGGCCTTGGCCACGTCCGCGTCCTCGAACACGATCGCCGCGCCCTTGCCGCCGAGCTCCATCAGCAGGCGTTTCATGGTGGCGCCGCCGTCGGTGGCGATCCTCCGGCCGACGGTGGTCGAGCCGGTGAAGCTGATCATGTCGACGTCCGGCGAGGCCACGAGCGCGGCGCCGGCGGCCGCGCCGGAGTCGGTGACCACGTTGAAGATCCCGGCGGGCGCGCCCGCCTCGACGAAGATCTCGCCGAGCTTCAGGCAGGCCAGCGGGTCCTGGGGGGCCGGTTTGGCGACGACGGTGTTGCCCATCGCCAGCGCGGGCGCGAGCTTTCCGGCCAGGTTCACGATCGGGAAGTTGTAGGAGGTGATGCAGCCGACCACCCCGACCGGCCGCCGCGCGGCGACGGCGTTGGTCAGCCCTCCCGCGGCGAGCGCGGTCTGGGCCACCGGCACCGGCGGGAGCGCGTCGACGGTGGGCTCGAACGCGCCGCGGGCGTAGCGGCGGAAGCGGTCGGCGACGACGGGCAGCTGCATGGTGGAGGCGACCCGCATGGTCGCCCCGGTCTCGGCCTGCAGCAGGGGCACGAAGTCCTCGGCCCGCGCCATGACGAGCTCGGCGACCCGCTCCAGGAGTTCCGCTCGGGCGGAAGGCGACGTGGCCGCCCATTCCGCCTGCGCCCTGCGCGCGGCGGCGACGGCGTCGGCGACGTCGGAGGCGGACGCCTCCGGCGCGGCCCCGACGAGGCCTTCGGTGCCGGGGTTGATGACGTCATAGGTGCCGGCGGAGCCCTCGCGCCATTCGTTGTCGATGAACAGACGGTGTTCGTTCATAACGTGCACGTCCTTCTCGTCAAGTGGTTGCACCCCAGGGGCGCGAGGAACTGCGCGAGAAACCCTGCTGTGCGGATGGCCCTGCGCTGGGGGCTCTAGCTGCGCGGGTGGCTTGTCGCGCGGTTCCCCGCGCCCCTGGGGTAGTGCAACTGACCCTCCGCTGTGTTGTGTCGCGCCCGCGCGCCGGAGCCGCGCAGTTCCCCGTGCCCCCCACGTCGCTGCATGGTTCCTCGCCTGCGGAGGCTCATCCGCGGGGGAGGCCGAGGACCCGTTCGGCGATGATGTTGCGTTGGATCTGGTCGCTGCCGCCGTAGATCGTGTCCGCGCGGGAGAAGAGCAGGGTGTGCTGCGCCGGGGTCAGCGGATAGCCGTCCGGCTCGTGGGCCGCGCCTGCGGCGAACGCCCCGGCGAGGCCCTGCACCTGGATCGCCAGTTCGCCGAGGCGCTGGTGCCAGTTGCCCCAGACCAGCTTGGCCACCGCCGCCGTGCCCGGCTCCGCCGTGCCCAGCGTGCGCAGCGCGTTGGCCCGCATCACGCGCAGGTCCGCCCACTGGCGGGTCAACGCCTCCCGCAGGACGGGGTCCCGGTCGGCCCCGCTCGACGCGGCGGCGCGCAGCACCGCGTCCAGCTCGCGCTCGTAGCCGATCTGGCGGCCCAGCATGCCCGCGCCGCGTTCGAAGGAGAGCAGCGTCATCGCCACCCGCCAGCCGTCGCCGACCGCGCCCAGCACGTCCACCGACCGGGCCCCGTCGAAGAAGACCTCGCTGAACTCGCTCGCGCCGTCGAGCTGCCGGATCGGGCGGACGTCGATCCGGCCGGGCTCCTGGTCCATCGGCAGCAGCAGCAGACTGAGCCCCGCGTGCCGTTGCGAGCCGGGTTCGGTCCGGGCCAGGACGAAGCACCAGTCCGCCCACTGCGACAGCGAGGTCCAGGTCTTCTGGCCGCTGACCAGCCAGCCTTCGCCGTCCGGCGCGGGCGCCGCGACCGTGCGGACCGACGCCAGGTCGGAGCCCGCGCCCGGCTCGCTGTAGCCCTGGCACCAGATCACTTCACCGGAGGCGATGCCCGGAAGGTAGCGCTCGCGCTGCTCCGGCGTGCCGTGCCGCAGCAGGGTCGGGGCGAGCAGTTGCTCGCCGACGATGCCGAGCGGGTCCGGGGCCTTGGCGCGGGCGTACTCCTCGAACCAGACGACCTGGCGGGTCAGGCTGTCCTCGGGCCAGCCCAGACCGATCCAGCCGCCCGCGCCCAGCTCGCGCTCCCAGGCGCGGCGCCGGCCGGCGTCCTCGGGGGTCTTGAGCCCCCGCAGGTCGGCGAAGGCGCCGCCGGGGCCCAGCCGGTCGGCGAGCCATGCCCGTGCCCGCGCGCGGAACTCCTCGTCCGCCGCGTCGAACCCGAAGTCCATGGCTGCGCCTACGCGTTCGGTCGCTCGTTGGCGGCGGCGGCCTTGGCCATCGCCTCCAGCTGGACCAGCATCGGCATCGGGTCGACGCCGACGGCGCCGGGCAGGAAGTCGGCGATCTTCTCCGGCGTCCAGGACCCCGACTCCGCGTACATCGCCCGCAGCTCCCGTGGCTGCGCCCAGACCGCGATCTTCGGCCCGGCGACCGTGTACACCTGCCCGGTGATCTCCTTCGCCGCGTCCGAGAGCAGGTAGACCACGAGCGCCGCCACGTCCTCGGGCTCGCCGATCTCCTTGAGCTCCATGGGCACGTTCGCCGACATCCGGGTCCGCGCCACCGGCGCGACGGCGTTGGCGGTCACCCCGTACTTGTTGAGCCCGAGCGCCGCGCTGCGCACCAGCGAGATGACACCGCCCTTGGCCGCGCTGTAATTGGCCTGGCTGACGGAGCCCTGGTGGTTGCCGCTGGTGAACCCGATCAGGGTGCCGCCGCCCTGCTTGCGCATCAGCGCGGACGCGGCGCGGAAGACGGTGAAGGTGCCCTTGAGGTGGGTGGCGACGACCGGGTCCCACTCCTCCTCCGACATGTTGAACAGCATCCGCTCGCGCAGGATCCCGGCGACGCAGACCACGCCGTCCAGCCGGCCGAAGGCGGAGACCGCCGCGCCGACCACGCGCTCGCCGCCCGCCATGGTGGCGATGTCGTCGGCGACCGCGATGGCCTCGCCGCCCGCCGTCTCGATCTCCTTGACCACCTCGTCCGCGATGTCACTGGTGGGCGCGGAGCCGTCGATGCCCACGCCGTAGTCGTTGACCACGACCTTCGCGCCCTCGGCGGCGCAGGCGAGCGCGACCGCACGCCCGATGCCGCGCCCGGCGCCGGTGACCGCGACCACTTTGCCGCGCAGGAACTCAGCCACGCCGTACCCCTCCTCAAGAATCTGACGGACCGTTAGATTCTAGGCAGGCCACCGGACGGACGGGAAGAGGAGGCGACGCTCGTGCCCGCACCCAGCGAGTTCGACGAGTTCAGGGACATCGCCAAGCGCGTGAACAACTGGGGGCGCTGGGGCGCCGAGGACGAGAT
This genomic interval from Streptacidiphilus rugosus AM-16 contains the following:
- a CDS encoding Zn-dependent alcohol dehydrogenase, with translation MKGVIFDGKAPQVVDDLTVREPGPGEVMVKIAAAGLCHSDLSVIDGTIPFPVPVVLGHEGAGTVESVGAGVTHVKPGDHVALSTLASCGTCRECGRGRPTMCRKAIGFPGKPFTRGDQQLYNFASTSVFAERTVVKAVQVVPVDPAIPFTSAALIGCGVLTGVGAAINRARVDIGDTVAVIGCGGIGLNVIQGARISGASRIIAIDAVAEKETIARTFGATDFIDARAVEDTVAAVRALEPNGVDHAFECVGPTRLTRQAIDMIDRHGQAVLLGMPAADAEASFRPAELFLDKSILGCRYGSSRPQLDIGRYAQLYAEGRLLLDELVTCTFPIDQFEEAAKATETGGVARAVLTF
- a CDS encoding aldehyde dehydrogenase family protein produces the protein MNEHRLFIDNEWREGSAGTYDVINPGTEGLVGAAPEASASDVADAVAAARRAQAEWAATSPSARAELLERVAELVMARAEDFVPLLQAETGATMRVASTMQLPVVADRFRRYARGAFEPTVDALPPVPVAQTALAAGGLTNAVAARRPVGVVGCITSYNFPIVNLAGKLAPALAMGNTVVAKPAPQDPLACLKLGEIFVEAGAPAGIFNVVTDSGAAAGAALVASPDVDMISFTGSTTVGRRIATDGGATMKRLLMELGGKGAAIVFEDADVAKAVSAIGSTWAFHSGQICTAPTRALVHRSRYDEVVAGLARYAARLPVGDPLLPTTVVGPVISAAHRDRVEGYIAGAVGEGARLVLGGTRKEHTADTPELPGAGFFVAPTLLAEVTPAMTIAREEVFGPVVAVIPFEDDEEAIALANSTDYGLYDYLFTADTARAYTLAARLRTGNVGINTAQRHPETPFGGFKQSGVGRDGGSFGLHAYSEQQALVWQS
- a CDS encoding acyl-CoA dehydrogenase family protein translates to MDFGFDAADEEFRARARAWLADRLGPGGAFADLRGLKTPEDAGRRRAWERELGAGGWIGLGWPEDSLTRQVVWFEEYARAKAPDPLGIVGEQLLAPTLLRHGTPEQRERYLPGIASGEVIWCQGYSEPGAGSDLASVRTVAAPAPDGEGWLVSGQKTWTSLSQWADWCFVLARTEPGSQRHAGLSLLLLPMDQEPGRIDVRPIRQLDGASEFSEVFFDGARSVDVLGAVGDGWRVAMTLLSFERGAGMLGRQIGYERELDAVLRAAASSGADRDPVLREALTRQWADLRVMRANALRTLGTAEPGTAAVAKLVWGNWHQRLGELAIQVQGLAGAFAAGAAHEPDGYPLTPAQHTLLFSRADTIYGGSDQIQRNIIAERVLGLPRG
- a CDS encoding SDR family oxidoreductase; the protein is MAEFLRGKVVAVTGAGRGIGRAVALACAAEGAKVVVNDYGVGIDGSAPTSDIADEVVKEIETAGGEAIAVADDIATMAGGERVVGAAVSAFGRLDGVVCVAGILRERMLFNMSEEEWDPVVATHLKGTFTVFRAASALMRKQGGGTLIGFTSGNHQGSVSQANYSAAKGGVISLVRSAALGLNKYGVTANAVAPVARTRMSANVPMELKEIGEPEDVAALVVYLLSDAAKEITGQVYTVAGPKIAVWAQPRELRAMYAESGSWTPEKIADFLPGAVGVDPMPMLVQLEAMAKAAAANERPNA